In a genomic window of Pseudoxanthomonas sp. Root65:
- a CDS encoding glutathione peroxidase, with the protein MKLLAFLVLLGVSAAALAAGLLDVSYRPLAGKSPVNLKERYAGQVLLIVNTASKCGYTPQYEGLEALHQRYGAQGFAVLGFPSNDFRGQEPGSEKEIQEFCTLTYGVKFPMFEKVAVTGDKATPLYASLAKTTGTAPGWNFHKYLIGRDGRVVANFPSKVSPDDPAVVAAIERELKVPRAVR; encoded by the coding sequence TTGAAATTGCTCGCGTTTCTCGTGCTTCTCGGGGTCTCCGCAGCGGCATTGGCCGCCGGTCTGCTGGATGTCAGCTACCGTCCGCTGGCCGGCAAGTCGCCCGTCAACCTGAAGGAGCGGTACGCCGGCCAGGTGCTCCTGATCGTCAACACCGCCAGCAAATGTGGCTATACACCGCAATACGAGGGGCTGGAAGCGCTGCATCAGCGCTATGGCGCGCAGGGATTCGCGGTGCTCGGCTTTCCCTCCAACGACTTCAGGGGTCAGGAGCCGGGCAGCGAAAAGGAGATCCAGGAGTTCTGCACGCTGACCTATGGCGTGAAGTTCCCCATGTTCGAGAAGGTCGCTGTGACCGGCGACAAGGCGACGCCGCTGTACGCATCGCTGGCGAAAACAACGGGAACCGCACCCGGCTGGAACTTCCACAAGTATCTGATCGGCAGGGACGGGCGCGTGGTGGCGAACTTCCCCAGCAAGGTCTCGCCGGACGATCCGGCCGTGGTCGCGGCGATCGAGCGCGAACTCAAGGTACCGCGCGCTGTGCGCTGA